The proteins below come from a single Archocentrus centrarchus isolate MPI-CPG fArcCen1 unplaced genomic scaffold, fArcCen1 scaffold_66_ctg1, whole genome shotgun sequence genomic window:
- the LOC115777711 gene encoding type II iodothyronine deiodinase-like, translating to MGTAGEDLLVTLQILPGFFSNCLFLALYDSVVLVKRVVSLLSCSRSAGCGEWRRMLTSAGLRSVWNSFLLDAYKQVKLGCEAPNSKVVKVPDGPRWSSTIRIQNGGECRLLDFESSDRPLVVNFGSATUPPFISHLPAFRQLVEDFSDVADFLLVYIDEAHPSDGWVAPPMGPCSFNFRKHQNLEERLGAARKLTEHFSLPPQCQLVADCMDNNANVAYGVSYERVCIVQQKKIAYLGGKGPFFYNLKDVRQWLEQSYGRR from the exons ATGGGAACGGCGGGCGAGGATCTGCTCGTGACACTCCAGATACTGCCCGGTTTCTTTTCCAACTGTCTCTTCCTTGCCCTGTACGACTCAGTGGTGCTGGTGAAGCGCGTCGTTTCGCTGCTCAGCTGCTCTCGGTCCGCCGGCTGCGGAGAGTGGCGCCGCATGCTGACCTCGGCGGGGCTGCGCTCTGTCTGGAATAGCTTCCTCCTGGACGCCTATAAGCAG GTGAAACTTGGCTGTGAGGCACCCAATTCCAAAGTGGTGAAGGTGCCTGATGGCCCTCGGTGGAGCAGCACCATCAGGATCCAAAATGGGGGTGAGTGCCGCCTTCTGGATTTTGAGTCATCAgatcgccccctggtggtcaacTTTGGCTCAGCCACCTGACCCCCCTTCATCAGCCACCTGCCAGCTTTCCGGCAGTTAGTGGAAGACTTCAGCGATGTGGCTGATTTTTTGTTAGTGTACATCGATGAGGCTCACCCATCTGATGGCTGGGTGGCTCCTCCAATGGGTCCTTGCTCTTTCAATTTCCGGAAACACCAGAACCTGGAGGAAAGACTGGGAGCGGCACGTAAACTCACTGAGCACTTTTCCCTACCACCGCAGTGTCAACTAGTCGCCGACTGCATGGACAACAATGCTAATGTGGCTTATGGTGTGTCCTATGAACGGGTGTGTAtagtacaacaaaaaaaaattgcctaCCTGGGCGGCAAAGGGCCATTTTTTTACAATCTGAAGGATGTGCGGCAGTGGCTGGAACAGAGCTATGGTAGACGGTAG